Part of the Brassica oleracea var. oleracea cultivar TO1000 chromosome C8, BOL, whole genome shotgun sequence genome is shown below.
AAAGTGTTGAGCTTGTATATATACACAGTGTTTTTAAGCATCTACACAGTGTTTATGATTATAATTCATATATAAATCAACTAATGCATATATAGATGAGTGTTTCTGCTTTTAAACTCCAAGAACAACTCTCACCTTACATGCTTCTGATTAGTAATCTACAAAACATAATTAGCATGTCAAAGAGAAAAAATTACTCCAGCAATTTAGTATATAGCTTAGTAATAATATAATAAAGCAAAATTGAGTTCTATGAGACAGAAATGTATTTTCACGAATAGAAACATTCAATTATTCTGTGTACTTTCAACATTATATAAAAATAAGATACGAAATAATTTTTTTTTGTCATTCAGTTCAATATATGTCTTATTAAGTTTCCTTCCTAAGAAAATAGGTTCCGTAAGAGACCAGAAAACAACTAAAGAGAGTGCTATTTTCTTCAAATTCATAGTTGAACAGTTATTTAGATTGGTCATTTAAAATGTGGTTCATGATGGCTATTATTATATGTGACTGCCTTTATGTGTTGGAATTTTGTGTGTTTATAGCTAAATCTTATCGTTGCGACACAATTATATGTTTAAAAACATTACTTTAGTTACATACCTCTACACCAGAAAGATCTAAAGTGAAAACATATTGTTTGTTGAATAAAAAGGGTACATCAGAATGTGGTGGAATATATAATTGCAGGTTCACATTGTTTTAGTATCTGAAAAATATAAATTGAAACATCATATGGTTAAGCAGAACATAAATTAAATAGCAGAGTTAATTGTCCTGCCTTGGAGATTATTTCATTGAGACTCCTAATTAGGCAGCGCCTATTACGACTTCCCATAATATGGAACACAAAATGACCTGCAAAGCTCAAACCCTAAAGTACATGACTTCCAATCAGGAGAAACCGTTAGCACAAGTAAACAAAGAAAAGGGCTTGCATGTTCCAAAAGCTCTACAGCGAACAACAACTTCACACTCCATAGATTGTCTTGGCAATGCAAAGAGCTCGTTGAGGATCACATAATGTTCTTCTTCTATCTGATCTAAACGGAGTGTGAATTTCTTGAGTGCTGTTGAATTAGCCATAAAATAACTCCCTATTTTCTTCATATCTGCCATGTCCTTTGCTCTTACCTCAACAAACTCAAGCGATGATAAGACACACTGAGGCACATCGAAAAAATTTAATCCATAATGATAACTTTTAAAGTCCTGCAATGTAGAGAGAGTGAAAAAGAAGATAAAGTAGTTAGTATAAATATGTGACAGTTTCAGAATCTAAGTATTAATTAGTTGGTTAACTAAGAGAAATACTAACCATGACAAGGGATTTTAGATTTGGACACTTCTCAAGAAAGACTAGCAAATGTTCCCAGAATCCAAAGTTATTGATAGCCTTGACGCTCAAGAAAGAAAGTTTATGAAACTGGGGTAATGATTCCGATTTGGAGAACTTACGATGGACCTACAAACAAAGAAAACAACATATAAATATGTTAAGAGAGAAACAACAACAACAACAAAAGTCTTAAAGTTAGAGAGAAAAATAGTTTACCGTGAGAATGTCAGAAGAGATGGTTATCTCTCTTACACGAGAGATCACTGTAAGCAAATGAAGATAGTTTTCAACGGAAGTAATCAAACCAACAAAATACAACTTAACAATGGAGATCAAATCATTCATAATGATTCTTTCAATATAGTGACGGTTCAAAAGAGACGGAGATGAGACTTTGACTCCATACAATAAATCCACAGTTAGGGTTTCTAAAGCTGGACAGACAGAGATCAGCATATCCATTAACAAACTGTCAACAAACCAGATTTGTTTGAGATCCATGAACTTGAGACAAGGCAAAGAAACTGACTGCGGAGGTGTAGGCAAGGTTGCACGATAGAGTTTCAAAGAGACCAACCTCTCACACGATGTATAAATGGTTGGAGGTATCTTAATTAACGTTAAACGAACATCTTTTCTTCTTTTTGGGTCAACATAACCAACATCTAAATGTTGAATTTTCTGCTTAATAGCAGTGTCTATTGTTGTCTCGTTATAAGTATTGTCCTTGTATCTAGTGTTAAGAATATGATATCTCTTCCATTTAAGTTTCGGATCTCAATCCCTGTAATATAGTAAACTATTATTAATAGCTTAACCTAGTAGCGCATGTGCTCTAGTATATATACTCTTCCTTGTCATGTAAAGCACAGATTGAAATTACATTCCTTACATGGTATCAGAGCAACAAACTCTTCGCCACACAACCCAACTACTCCAAGCTTAGAGTTTTCGGATGCCTTTGCTTCCCCTGGCTCAGACCCTACACCAAACACAAACTTGAAGATCGCTCAACACCATGCGTGTTCCTTGGCTATTCCACAACACAAAGTGCCTACCTATGCTTGCAACCCAACACAGGCAGAATCTATGTCTCGCGCCACGTTCGCTTCGACGAGACGCAATTCCCATACCACAAACTGAAAACACCTATCCACACCCAAACCTCGGAGCAGACACCCAGATCCACATTCCCACCAGTAACCACAATACCATTCTCTCCAACTACACAAAATCCACCTCAACCTAACCCACCTATACCGCCACTCGTACCACCTCAAACGGGATCCTCTAGCTCAGATTCTCACTTGCAGGTACAGGAGAGTTCAACAGACTTGGAGACGACGACGACTCCAGATGGTGGTTCACTGGCGGCTACGACTCAGTCAGACTCTGCTTCGACTACTCCAACCTCGCAGCAACAACATGACGCACAGCCACAAACATCGTCGTCCTCGTCATCATCAGCTCCAGAACCACCACCACCAATGAACGAGCACATGATGACCACCAGGCGCAAGAATCACATCGTTAAACCGAATCCAAAATACAATTACTCGGCTGCGCTCTCTACATCAGTTCCAGACGAACCACGCACTCTTGCTCAAGCTCTTAGTGATAAGAGATGGCGTGGGTCTATGTCTACAGAAATCGATGCTTTTGTTCGCAATGGAACATACGATCTGGTTCCCCGACAGCCTCACTATAATGTTGTTGGTTGCAGGTGGCTCCACAAAAATAAATTTCACTCCAATGGCTCTCATCGTTGCTGCAAATCGAGACTGGTTGCCAAAGGCTACAAACAACAATATGGGCAAGACTACACGGAGACTTTCAGCCCAGTGATCAAATCAACAACACTGCGCTTGGTACTGGATATTGCTGTGAGTAACTCGTGGTCTATACAGCAACTGGACGTCAACAATGCTTTTCTCCAGGGAACACTTACGGAAGAAGTCTATATGGATCAGCCACCGGGCTTCACTGATCAAGACAACCCAACTCACGTCTGCCGTCTCAAAAAGGCTGTCTATGGTCTCAAACAAGCTCCAAGAGCTTGGTACAATGAACTTCGCGACTTCCTTCTCAGCCTAGGATTCGCAAACTCTCTCGCTGACACATCCTTGTTTGTTCTTAGGCGCAAACAGGGGTTTGTCTACCTTTTAATCTATGTTGATGACATCTTGGTGACAGGAAACTCTAAAGACGACATACGCACCATTCTCACACTTTTGGCGGACAGGTTCTCTGTCAAGGATGCTGAAGACTTGAACTACTTCTTAGGCATCGAGGCACACCGGACACCACATGGCCTCCACCTCTCTCAGCGCAAATACATCCTTGACCTGCTCCATAAACACGATATGATCAATGCGAAACCGGTAAGCACCCCTATGGCGTCGTCGACAAAGCTTACGCTCAAAACCGGCACACCGCTAACCAACCCCACAAAATATCGCCAGCTCATTGGAGGTCTGCAATATCTTCAGTTCACACGTCTGGACATTGCCTTTGCAGTCAACCGGCTATCTCAGTTTATGCACTGTCCGACAGAAGATCACTGGCAAGCCGCCAAGAGAGTGTTAAGATACCTTGCAGGTACCCCTACTCATGTAGTCTACTACAGCGCCAACAACAAACCTCTTCTGCAAGCGTACTCAGACGCTGATTGGGCTGGGGATGCCGATGACTACGTCTCAACAAACTCTTACATAGTATACCTTGGGAAACATCCCATTTCATGGAGCTCCAAGAAACAAAATGGAGTCGCGCGTTCCTCTACCGAGGCCGAGTATAGGGCTGTTGCAAACGCTGCGGCTGAGCTCGCTTGGATTTGTAATGTGCTCACTGACCTTGGCGTCCAAGTCCCAACCCCTCCATTCCTCTACTGCGACAATATTGGTGCGACATTCCTTTGTGCGAACCCAGTTTTCCACTCTCGTATGAAGCACATTGCCCTCGACTATCACTTCGTAAGAGGACAGGTACAACAAGGAGCTCTGCGTGTCTCTCATGTCAACACAAGAGACCAACTCGCTGATGTCTTGACAAAGCCACTACCTCGCGCTCGATTCCTTGAACTAAGAGACAAGATTGGAGTTGCTTCAGCCCCTCCATCTTGAGGGGCGTGTTAAGAATATGATATCTCTTCCATTTAAGTTTCGGATCTCAATCCCTGTAATATAGGAAACTATTATTAATAGCTTAACCTAGTAGCGCATGTGCTCTAGTATATATACTCTTCCTTGTCATGTAAAGCACAGATTGAAATTACATTCCTTACATCTAGCATACCGTAGCTTAATTCTTTGTAAGCACACGTCCCTCTTCACATCTATAAATCTGTTGAAGAAACCGTATTTATCAAAATCTGTGGAGCTATTAAACTCCAAATCCAATCCAAGAACAGATTGCCAAAGATCTCTCCATCTGCGACATAACAGGCTAGCCTTGATCATATCCTTCGTGGGAAGATTGAGAAGTATCTCACAAAGCAAACAATC
Proteins encoded:
- the LOC106310306 gene encoding putative F-box/FBD/LRR-repeat protein At1g16940; translated protein: MTLKKKPVGVDRIIEKEEDMISQLPDCLLCEILLNLPTKDMIKASLLCRRWRDLWQSVLGLDLEFNSSTDFDKYGFFNRFIDVKRDVCLQRIKLRYHILNTRYKDNTYNETTIDTAIKQKIQHLDVGYVDPKRRKDVRLTLIKIPPTIYTSCERLVSLKLYRATLPTPPQSVSLPCLKFMDLKQIWFVDSLLMDMLISVCPALETLTVDLLYGVKVSSPSLLNRHYIERIIMNDLISIVKLYFVGLITSVENYLHLLTVISRVREITISSDILTVHRKFSKSESLPQFHKLSFLSVKAINNFGFWEHLLVFLEKCPNLKSLVMDFKSYHYGLNFFDVPQCVLSSLEFVEVRAKDMADMKKIGSYFMANSTALKKFTLRLDQIEEEHYVILNELFALPRQSMECEVVVRCRAFGTCKPFSLFTCANGFS